The window ATAGTTTGTTAACAAATTTAACGGTTCAAAAGTAAAAAAACATACAGATATATCCATAATATATCTATAAAATGCCAAAAAATAGAGGCAATCTCCATACGGTAATTGCTTTTAGAGAGGGGAATATTCTTGTAACTTCCTCTTAATGCTTTGAATATCAGCCACACACCTAAAATAATATGCAATAAGTGCATGCCTGAAACGATATAAATAAATGAGATTGCAGCATTGTTTCCAACTAAAGTGGCGCCAGTACTTACCATACTTCCCCAAGCGTTAAACTGCATTACTCCAAAAACAAGAGCAAGAATTATTGTTGCCCAAAGCATTTTTCTTTGTAGGTTGAAATTTAACTTTCTTAACGCCCTTGAA is drawn from Pedobacter mucosus and contains these coding sequences:
- a CDS encoding cytochrome c oxidase subunit 3, producing the protein MENIPDTFDPKPRKFIVWLFVVSSTIMFGGFTSYYLVFAASKGKGHGLILPDAFIYSTLVIILSSFTLVIASRALRKLNFNLQRKMLWATIILALVFGVMQFNAWGSMVSTGATLVGNNAAISFIYIVSGMHLLHIILGVWLIFKALRGSYKNIPLSKSNYRMEIASIFWHFIDILWIYLYVFLLLNR